The Corynebacterium renale genome includes a region encoding these proteins:
- the ramA gene encoding acetate metabolism transcriptional regulator RamA, which produces MVETHRMNEDDDAVRAALTTLKTSTGIPVTMYATLLADNRLQITQWVGLRTPALHNLIIDPGVGVGGRVVSTRRAVGVADYARASVISHENDKIIQDEGLYSLVAVPVIVQREIRGVLYVGVHSPVRLGDKVIEEVTMTARTLEQDLAVNSAMRTAGGKSGNNRGGRLLNGAEWEQVRATHSKLRMLTNKVDDENLRSELERLCDQLISPVPVKQTTRLSARELDVLSCVALGHTNVEAAEEMGIGAETVKSYLRSVMRKLGAHTRYEAVNAARRIGVLP; this is translated from the coding sequence ATGGTGGAGACACATCGGATGAACGAAGACGACGATGCCGTTCGGGCAGCGCTGACCACGCTGAAGACATCGACAGGTATCCCTGTCACCATGTATGCGACATTGCTCGCCGACAACCGACTGCAAATTACTCAGTGGGTGGGCCTGCGAACTCCCGCGCTACATAACCTGATTATCGATCCCGGCGTGGGCGTCGGCGGCCGTGTGGTGAGCACTCGACGGGCGGTAGGTGTGGCCGACTATGCCCGCGCCTCAGTAATTTCGCACGAAAATGACAAGATCATCCAGGACGAAGGGCTTTATTCCCTCGTCGCCGTACCGGTTATCGTGCAGCGTGAAATCCGCGGCGTCCTTTATGTCGGCGTGCATTCCCCAGTGCGCCTTGGCGACAAGGTCATCGAAGAGGTCACCATGACCGCGCGCACCCTCGAGCAGGATTTGGCGGTCAACTCCGCAATGCGCACCGCCGGTGGAAAGTCGGGAAACAATCGCGGGGGCCGGTTGCTCAACGGCGCTGAGTGGGAGCAGGTGCGCGCTACTCACTCGAAGTTGCGCATGCTAACAAATAAGGTTGACGACGAAAACCTACGTTCCGAGCTGGAGCGCCTCTGTGACCAGCTCATTTCCCCGGTTCCGGTCAAGCAGACCACGCGCTTGTCCGCCCGCGAACTCGACGTTCTTTCCTGCGTCGCGCTTGGTCACACGAATGTGGAGGCCGCAGAAGAGATGGGCATCGGAGCTGAAACCGTCAAGAGTTACCTGCGTTCAGTAATGCGCAAGCTCGGTGCGCACACCCGTTATGAGGCCGTCAACGCGGCGCGACGCATTGGGGTGCTGCCTTAA
- the murA gene encoding UDP-N-acetylglucosamine 1-carboxyvinyltransferase has translation MKDTFVVQGGARLEGVVRVNGAKNSVLKLMAAALLAEGRTVLRNCPEILDVPLMQKVLEGLGCTVEVDGETVTIDTPAELSPNADFDAVRQFRASVCVLGPLTARCGRAVVALPGGDAIGSRPLDMHQSGLEKLGATTKIKHGAVVTEAESLQGAHIVLDFPSVGATENILTAAVLADGTTTLDNAAREPEIVDLCTMLSEMGAKIEGAGSSTITIEGVEKLNPTEHDVIGDRIVAGTWAYAAAMTRGDITVGGIAPRHLHLPLEKLKVAGASVETYDNGFRVRMAGRPKSVDFQTLPFPGFPTDLQPMAIGLAAVSQGTSVITENVFESRFRFVDEMLRLGADATVDGHHVVLRGQEKLSSTDVWSSDIRAGAGLVLAALCAEGQSRVHDVFHIDRGYPKFVEILRSLGADIRREAVE, from the coding sequence GTGAAAGATACGTTTGTTGTTCAAGGTGGGGCCCGTCTCGAAGGCGTAGTGCGGGTCAACGGTGCCAAAAATTCGGTGCTTAAGCTCATGGCAGCGGCACTTCTCGCCGAAGGGCGCACAGTATTACGCAATTGCCCCGAAATTCTCGACGTCCCCCTCATGCAGAAAGTCCTCGAGGGCTTGGGCTGCACCGTTGAGGTCGACGGGGAAACCGTCACTATCGACACCCCGGCGGAACTTTCCCCCAACGCAGACTTCGATGCTGTCCGCCAATTCCGCGCCTCAGTCTGCGTCCTGGGTCCTTTGACTGCGCGTTGCGGTAGGGCAGTTGTTGCACTCCCGGGCGGCGACGCAATCGGTTCGCGGCCGCTCGACATGCATCAATCCGGACTTGAGAAGCTCGGCGCGACCACAAAGATCAAGCACGGTGCGGTGGTCACCGAGGCAGAATCTCTCCAGGGTGCCCACATCGTCTTGGACTTTCCATCGGTAGGTGCGACAGAAAACATCCTTACCGCTGCAGTGCTTGCCGACGGCACCACCACCCTGGACAACGCAGCCCGTGAACCAGAAATCGTAGATTTGTGCACCATGCTTTCTGAGATGGGCGCAAAGATTGAAGGCGCAGGCAGCTCCACCATCACGATCGAAGGTGTGGAAAAGCTCAATCCCACTGAACATGACGTCATCGGCGACCGCATCGTGGCTGGTACGTGGGCATATGCAGCAGCCATGACGCGTGGAGACATAACCGTCGGTGGCATCGCGCCGCGACACCTGCACCTACCACTGGAGAAACTCAAGGTCGCGGGTGCTTCAGTTGAAACGTATGACAACGGGTTCCGCGTCCGGATGGCTGGCCGCCCCAAGTCCGTTGACTTCCAAACCCTTCCGTTTCCGGGCTTTCCAACGGACCTTCAACCAATGGCGATCGGGCTTGCCGCGGTTTCTCAGGGGACCTCGGTCATTACAGAAAACGTCTTTGAATCCCGATTCAGGTTCGTCGATGAAATGCTGCGACTCGGTGCGGATGCAACAGTCGACGGCCATCACGTAGTTCTTCGTGGCCAGGAGAAGCTGTCTTCCACCGATGTGTGGAGCTCGGACATCCGAGCCGGCGCGGGCCTAGTACTCGCTGCTTTGTGTGCGGAGGGCCAAAGCCGCGTCCACGATGTATTCCACATCGATAGGGGATACCCAAAGTTCGTGGAGATCCTGCGCTCGCTCGGGGCGGATATCCGCCGAGAAGCAGTTGAATAA